One genomic region from Rothia dentocariosa ATCC 17931 encodes:
- the carB gene encoding carbamoyl-phosphate synthase large subunit — MPRRTDLNSVLVIGSGPIVIGQAAEFDYSGTQALRVLKEEGVRVVLVNSNPATIMTDPEFADATYIEPITPEVIAKIIEKERPDAILPTLGGQTALNAAIALDKQGTLREYDVELIGANIEAINLGEDREAFKGVVERAGGESARSIIVHSMPEALEAAKELGYPMVVRPSFTMGGLGSGMAYNEEDLYRIAGAGIQYSPTSEVLLEESILGWKEYELEMMRDKNDNVVVVCSIENFDPVGVHTGDSITVAPALTLTDREYQKLRDIAINVIREVGVDTGGCNIQFAVDPKTGRIIVIEMNPRVSRSSALASKATGFPIAKIATKLSLGYTLDEIPNDITQKTPASFEPTLDYVVVKVPRFAFEKFPAADPTLTTTMKSVGEAMALGRNFTEALQKAMRSLEQKGASFSFTKQQLNAEELDALIEKTKVPTTQRIYQVQQALLAGASIAQVFEATKIDPWFLDQLVLLNEVAGILRENRDNLTPEILQLAKRHGFSDPQIAEIIGSSEDVVRGVRHALGIRPVFKTVDTCAAEFEAFTPYHYSSYDSEDEVAHHETPSIMILGSGPNRIGQGIEFDYSCVHASLVLRSLGYETVMVNCNPETVSTDYDVSTRLYFEPLTLEDVLEIVESERRTGGLLGVFVQLGGQTPLKLAKALKDAGVPILGTTPEAIDLAEDRGEFARVLEEGGLISPKNGTAYTFEGAKRVADEIGYPVLVRPSYVLGGRGMEIVYDEANLARYLENATEVSPSQPALIDKFLEDAIEIDVDALFDGTELYLGGVMEHIEEAGIHSGDSSCTLPPITLGPDVIAKVKEATEAIARGTGVRGLINIQFAYVSENLFVIEANPRASRTVPFVSKATGVQLAKAAVMIGLGKSIAELKAEGYLPKNMDGASLPQNTAIAVKAAVLPFSRFRTPEGVVVDSLLSPEMRSTGEVMGLDALYDTAFAKAQAGAGSPLPTEGKVFVSVANHDKRNVIIYAKMLEQLGFEIVSTGGTADVLRRNGVNSTVASKFAEANGQHSIVDMVRNGEIDLILNTPAGGAARSDGYEIRAAAVSVGCPVMTTISEFAAAVQAITALRERSWEIINLQEHGEFLRTACTGEQGQDKGEQVREGELS; from the coding sequence ATGCCACGTCGTACCGACCTTAACAGCGTCCTTGTCATCGGCTCAGGTCCGATCGTCATCGGTCAGGCAGCCGAATTCGATTACTCCGGCACTCAGGCTCTACGCGTGCTCAAAGAAGAAGGCGTGCGCGTTGTCCTCGTAAACTCCAATCCGGCAACCATTATGACCGACCCGGAGTTTGCGGATGCCACCTATATTGAGCCGATTACCCCCGAAGTCATCGCTAAGATTATCGAAAAAGAACGCCCAGACGCCATTCTTCCTACCTTGGGCGGGCAGACTGCACTCAACGCTGCTATTGCTCTTGATAAGCAGGGAACTCTGCGCGAATACGATGTTGAACTCATTGGCGCAAATATCGAAGCCATAAACCTGGGCGAAGATCGCGAAGCGTTCAAAGGCGTGGTAGAGCGCGCGGGCGGCGAATCGGCACGTTCGATCATTGTGCACTCCATGCCGGAAGCTCTTGAAGCAGCCAAAGAGCTCGGTTATCCCATGGTCGTGCGTCCTTCCTTCACCATGGGCGGACTTGGCTCCGGCATGGCCTACAACGAAGAAGATCTTTACCGCATTGCTGGCGCAGGTATCCAGTATTCGCCTACCTCCGAGGTTCTGCTCGAAGAATCTATTCTTGGTTGGAAAGAATACGAACTTGAAATGATGCGCGACAAAAATGACAACGTCGTGGTCGTCTGCTCGATTGAAAACTTCGACCCGGTCGGCGTGCACACCGGCGACTCCATCACGGTGGCGCCTGCCCTCACCCTCACCGACCGTGAGTACCAAAAACTTCGCGATATCGCTATCAACGTGATCCGCGAAGTTGGGGTTGATACCGGCGGATGCAATATTCAGTTTGCCGTAGACCCTAAGACCGGGCGCATCATCGTTATCGAAATGAACCCACGCGTTTCACGCTCTTCAGCGCTTGCGTCTAAAGCAACCGGGTTCCCGATCGCTAAAATTGCGACCAAACTTTCGCTGGGTTACACCCTGGATGAGATTCCGAACGACATCACCCAGAAAACGCCCGCATCCTTTGAACCGACCCTCGACTATGTGGTCGTCAAGGTGCCGCGTTTTGCATTTGAGAAGTTCCCGGCCGCTGATCCGACTCTCACAACCACCATGAAATCGGTGGGTGAAGCAATGGCGCTGGGCCGTAATTTCACCGAAGCACTCCAGAAGGCTATGCGCTCTCTAGAGCAGAAAGGTGCTTCTTTCTCGTTCACGAAGCAGCAACTAAACGCCGAAGAACTTGACGCGCTTATCGAGAAGACCAAAGTACCCACCACGCAGCGTATCTACCAGGTGCAGCAGGCGCTTTTGGCGGGTGCATCTATCGCGCAGGTTTTTGAAGCCACCAAGATTGATCCATGGTTCTTAGATCAGCTGGTGCTGCTGAATGAAGTCGCCGGGATTCTGCGGGAAAATCGCGATAACTTGACCCCTGAAATCCTGCAGCTGGCAAAGCGCCACGGTTTCTCTGACCCGCAAATCGCAGAGATTATCGGTTCTTCTGAGGACGTTGTGCGCGGCGTGCGCCATGCCCTAGGTATTCGCCCCGTATTCAAGACTGTTGATACTTGTGCCGCTGAGTTCGAGGCGTTTACCCCCTATCACTACTCTAGTTATGATTCTGAGGATGAGGTCGCTCACCATGAGACTCCCTCCATCATGATTTTGGGGTCGGGGCCGAACCGCATCGGCCAGGGTATCGAATTCGATTATTCCTGTGTACACGCTTCGCTAGTGTTGCGTTCGCTGGGGTACGAGACGGTTATGGTGAACTGTAACCCGGAGACTGTCTCGACCGATTACGATGTTTCGACTCGTCTGTATTTTGAGCCGCTGACTTTGGAAGATGTGCTTGAAATTGTTGAATCTGAGCGCCGCACGGGCGGCTTGTTGGGCGTTTTCGTGCAGTTGGGCGGACAGACTCCGCTGAAGCTTGCGAAAGCCCTCAAAGATGCCGGTGTGCCGATTTTGGGCACTACTCCCGAGGCTATTGACCTCGCCGAAGACCGCGGCGAATTTGCGCGTGTGCTGGAAGAAGGTGGCCTGATCTCGCCGAAGAATGGTACCGCATATACCTTCGAGGGTGCCAAACGCGTTGCCGATGAGATTGGATACCCGGTGTTGGTCCGTCCTTCCTATGTGCTGGGCGGGCGCGGTATGGAGATCGTCTATGACGAGGCAAATCTCGCACGCTACCTTGAAAATGCGACCGAGGTTTCTCCCTCTCAGCCAGCGCTCATCGATAAGTTCCTGGAAGACGCTATTGAGATTGATGTGGATGCGCTCTTTGACGGCACCGAGCTCTACCTGGGCGGCGTTATGGAACATATTGAAGAGGCTGGCATTCACTCAGGTGATTCCTCCTGCACCTTGCCGCCAATTACCTTGGGTCCCGATGTGATCGCCAAGGTTAAAGAAGCAACCGAGGCTATTGCGCGTGGTACCGGAGTGCGGGGCCTGATTAATATTCAGTTTGCTTACGTCTCCGAGAATCTGTTCGTGATTGAAGCGAACCCACGCGCGTCTCGCACCGTTCCGTTTGTCTCGAAGGCAACCGGAGTGCAGCTGGCTAAGGCGGCCGTGATGATCGGTTTGGGGAAGAGCATTGCTGAGCTGAAGGCAGAGGGATACTTGCCTAAGAACATGGATGGTGCATCCCTGCCGCAGAATACTGCAATTGCAGTTAAGGCAGCGGTTCTTCCGTTTAGCCGCTTCCGCACTCCTGAGGGTGTGGTGGTTGATTCCCTACTTAGTCCCGAAATGCGCTCGACCGGCGAAGTCATGGGTCTTGACGCCCTTTACGATACTGCCTTTGCGAAAGCCCAGGCAGGTGCGGGGTCACCGCTACCGACCGAGGGCAAAGTCTTCGTTTCGGTGGCTAACCATGATAAGCGCAATGTGATTATCTATGCCAAGATGCTTGAACAGCTGGGCTTCGAGATTGTCTCTACCGGCGGCACTGCAGATGTACTTCGTCGCAATGGTGTGAATTCCACGGTTGCCTCCAAGTTTGCGGAAGCAAACGGTCAGCATTCGATCGTTGATATGGTGCGCAATGGTGAAATCGATCTGATTTTGAATACGCCTGCCGGTGGTGCTGCTCGTAGCGATGGTTACGAGATCCGTGCGGCTGCGGTCAGCGTTGGTTGCCCTGTGATGACCACGATTTCGGAGTTTGCGGCTGCTGTTCAGGCTATTACCGCGCTGCGCGAGCGTAGCTGGGAGATTATAAATCTGCAAGAACATGGTGAGTTCTTGCGGACCGCCTGTACCGGCGAGCAGGGGCAGGACAAGGGCGAACAGGTGCGTGAGGGGGAACTTTCGTGA
- the carA gene encoding glutamine-hydrolyzing carbamoyl-phosphate synthase small subunit, producing the protein MTEMTRSGALGTDRALLVLEDGTIYRGYGYGAIGASLGEAVFSTGMTGYQETLTDPSYAGQIVIQTAPHIGNTGVNKVDAESRKIWVAGYVVRDAARVASNWRAERTLDDELRTQSIVGIQGIDTRALTRRLRSSGSMRAGIFSGRHANRPEAELLEAVRASEPMAGRKLADSVSVTEAYTVEPHQYGWFAPPVATIAALDLGIKSMTPQRFAERGVRVHILPANTTLETVNALRPDGVFFSNGPGDPATADEQVELLQGVLRQGTPFFGICFGNQLLGRALGFGTYKLPFGHRGINQPVMDKTTGKVEITAQNHGFAVDAPIGEYVTAPNSEFGEVVVSHVGLNDNVVEGLTCKDIPAFSVQYHPEAAAGPHDSAYLFDRFIDLMTSTKKTAKEA; encoded by the coding sequence ATGACTGAGATGACACGTTCCGGTGCTTTGGGCACGGACCGCGCGTTACTCGTTCTTGAGGACGGCACCATCTACCGAGGCTACGGGTATGGAGCAATTGGCGCATCCTTAGGCGAAGCAGTATTTTCCACCGGCATGACCGGCTACCAAGAAACACTGACCGACCCCTCCTACGCAGGGCAAATCGTGATACAGACCGCGCCTCATATCGGTAACACCGGTGTGAACAAGGTAGATGCAGAATCCCGCAAAATTTGGGTTGCCGGGTACGTGGTACGAGATGCCGCACGTGTTGCCTCCAACTGGCGTGCAGAACGTACCCTGGATGACGAACTCAGGACCCAAAGTATCGTGGGCATTCAAGGCATTGATACTCGTGCGCTGACTCGCCGCCTACGCTCCAGCGGTTCAATGCGTGCAGGCATTTTTTCGGGGCGTCACGCCAATCGCCCCGAAGCCGAACTTTTGGAAGCGGTGCGCGCCTCCGAGCCGATGGCGGGCCGTAAACTTGCCGATTCCGTTTCCGTGACGGAAGCCTACACAGTTGAACCTCACCAATACGGCTGGTTCGCTCCGCCGGTTGCCACCATTGCCGCACTCGATCTTGGCATCAAATCTATGACCCCGCAGCGTTTCGCGGAACGCGGCGTGCGTGTACATATACTGCCCGCAAACACAACCCTTGAGACCGTAAATGCGCTTCGCCCAGACGGCGTATTTTTCTCCAATGGTCCCGGCGACCCGGCGACTGCTGACGAACAGGTTGAACTCCTGCAGGGTGTACTGCGCCAGGGCACCCCGTTCTTCGGTATCTGCTTTGGCAATCAGCTTCTCGGTCGTGCGCTCGGGTTCGGGACCTACAAGCTGCCCTTTGGACACCGCGGTATCAACCAGCCCGTCATGGATAAAACCACCGGCAAAGTTGAAATAACCGCCCAAAATCACGGGTTTGCCGTCGATGCGCCTATCGGTGAATACGTAACCGCCCCCAACTCCGAATTCGGCGAGGTCGTGGTTTCCCATGTGGGGCTGAATGATAACGTGGTCGAGGGGCTAACCTGCAAAGATATTCCCGCGTTCTCGGTTCAATACCATCCGGAGGCAGCCGCAGGTCCGCACGACTCCGCATACCTTTTCGACCGTTTTATCGACCTCATGACCTCTACCAAGAAGACTGCAAAGGAAGCCTAA
- a CDS encoding dihydroorotase — MSTYLIKGASLLGERVADILIEDGKIASIGHDIETADAQIVDASGQIALPGLVDIHTHLRQPGYEASETVETGTRAAALGGYTAVFAMANSLPVADTAAVVEQVNRLGKESGWCRVQPIGSVTVGLKGEFLSDIGSMATSDAKVRVFSDDGMCVYDPAIMRRALEYVKTFDGVVAQHAQEPRLTEGAQMNEGKVSADLGLTGWPAVAEEAIIARDVLLAEHLNSRLHICHLSTKGSVEVVRWAKSRGVQVTAEVTPHHLILTDEKARTYDPIFKVNPPLRTEEDVLALRQAVADGIIDVIGTDHAPHPAESKECEWACAANGMTGLEQALSIIQMTLVEPGHITWADVARIMSETPAKIGSLDAEQGRPLAEGEPANIVLVDPKATRVIKPEEQATKGKNNPYRGMEVPGAVRATFYAGHPTVLNGELASPHRQA, encoded by the coding sequence ATGAGCACGTACCTTATTAAAGGCGCCTCCCTGCTGGGTGAGCGCGTTGCCGATATCCTGATTGAGGATGGCAAAATTGCGAGTATCGGTCACGATATAGAGACTGCAGACGCTCAGATCGTTGATGCCTCTGGTCAGATTGCTCTTCCGGGCCTGGTCGATATTCATACTCACCTGCGCCAGCCCGGATATGAGGCTTCTGAAACCGTAGAGACCGGTACTCGCGCGGCGGCTTTAGGTGGCTACACGGCTGTTTTTGCGATGGCGAACTCGCTTCCCGTTGCAGATACTGCAGCCGTAGTTGAGCAGGTTAACCGTCTGGGTAAAGAGTCTGGTTGGTGCCGAGTGCAGCCCATCGGCTCGGTGACGGTTGGGTTGAAAGGCGAATTCCTCTCAGACATTGGTTCTATGGCGACCTCTGATGCCAAGGTTCGAGTGTTCTCGGATGATGGCATGTGCGTCTACGATCCGGCGATTATGCGCCGTGCTCTTGAATACGTAAAGACTTTTGACGGCGTGGTCGCGCAGCATGCGCAGGAGCCCCGTCTAACTGAGGGTGCTCAGATGAATGAAGGCAAGGTTTCCGCCGATCTGGGGCTTACCGGCTGGCCTGCTGTCGCGGAAGAAGCTATTATCGCCCGCGATGTTCTGCTGGCTGAGCATTTGAATTCGCGTCTGCATATTTGCCACCTCTCGACTAAAGGCTCGGTAGAGGTTGTGCGCTGGGCTAAGTCTCGCGGTGTGCAGGTAACCGCCGAAGTCACCCCGCATCACCTGATTCTGACCGATGAAAAGGCGCGCACTTACGACCCGATTTTTAAGGTGAACCCGCCTTTACGCACCGAAGAGGATGTGCTTGCTCTGCGCCAAGCTGTTGCCGACGGCATTATTGATGTTATTGGTACCGACCATGCACCGCATCCGGCAGAAAGCAAAGAATGCGAGTGGGCGTGTGCTGCAAACGGCATGACCGGTCTTGAGCAGGCTCTCTCGATTATTCAGATGACCCTTGTGGAGCCAGGGCATATTACCTGGGCTGATGTCGCACGGATTATGAGCGAAACTCCGGCGAAAATTGGCAGCCTGGATGCTGAGCAGGGCCGTCCGCTTGCCGAAGGTGAACCAGCAAATATAGTGTTGGTTGATCCGAAGGCTACCCGTGTGATTAAGCCTGAGGAGCAGGCCACGAAGGGCAAGAACAACCCGTATCGTGGGATGGAGGTTCCCGGTGCTGTGCGCGCAACTTTTTACGCGGGGCATCCGACCGTTTTGAATGGCGAGCTCGCGAGCCCTCACCGGCAGGCTTGA